Below is a window of Candidatus Methylomirabilota bacterium DNA.
TTGCCTTGGTCCGAAACGATTCCAAGGCTGAACGCATCGAGGTTGACCGGATTTTCGCCCGCACCGGCTTCGCCCCGAATACGGAATTCCTCGCCCGGCTCGGCCCCTTGACCGGGCTGGAAAGGAATGGCGACGGCTATGTGCGGGTCGATGCCTGGAAGCGCGCTTCGCTGCCTTTCGTGTACGCTATCGGCGATGTCGCCAACCCCGATCATCCCTCTGTGGTCACCGCCATCGCCGACGGCGCGGTGGCGGCGATGGCCATCGCCCAAGATTTGGGAGCATAAGCATGGACTTTGACGCGCCGATGGTCTGGATCGTGGACAGCGCCTACACCGGCGAGTTACACGCTCGCCTTGGCGTGGCTGAGCGGCTGGGCTACGGCTACGAAACGATTCCTTTGCCCAACGGCGACGTCGGAGCGTACGCCAGCCTGTTGGAAAATCGCTACGGTCACGCCTGCCTGGACGGCGAACCTAGACCTTTGATCCTGTTAAGCGGCACCGGCGAGGACACGATCGGCCCTTTCGCGGATCTCAAGGGTGTGTTCCACGGGCGGCTGCTGAACGTGTACCTGGCTTCCATCCTTCCGGACGAACTTGATCCACGCCTTCAGGAGTATGATCTGATCGCCTCCCCCCAGTTGAGCGGCGCCAATGTCGTCACCACGGTGGGCGTGGTGCACAGAATGACGGAGCGCTTGCTGAGCCAGGCTTTCCAACGACACCGGGATTTGTTCGCCGGCTTGGCCCGGCCCCTGGTGGGCTTGCTGGTGGGCGGCAACACCCGCTATTGCTTCGGCTTCCACGAAGACCATGCCCGGTGCTTGGGCAGGCGGGTCGCGAGTGTCGTCACATCGCTCCGGGGGGGCCTGGTGGTCACCAATAGTCGCCGAACCCCGAAAGAAGCTCTGGCCGCCTTGCTGGACGAAGTCGCGGGCCTGGAGTACCGCTTTTTCGACTGGCAACAAACCGGCCCCGATTTTTACCCCGCGTTGCTTGCTCATAGTGATGTGCTTGTCGCTACCGGAGATTCAGTCTCCATGTGTTCTGAAGCCAGCTATACAGGCAAGCCGCTGCTGGTGGATATACGTGACTGCGCAACGGAGATCTACCATCGCCATATCATCGGTAAACTCATTGCGTATGGTGCAGCCAAGCCGCTGGGCGACACATTCCAACCCTGGACGTATACCCCACCCGATCCTACCGGAGCCGTGGTTGCGGCAATCCACGAGCGGCTTGTGGAGAAATGGCTGTTTTTCAGCAGGGAGGGTAAGAGCAGAAAGATTGGGGGAATATCCGGCACACAACGTGTCTCGGGTGATGGCCTCAATCCGCCGACTGAGGATAAATGCGCAAGCCAGATAAAGCGAAGGCGACTCGCTGGCAGATAACGCCTTCGCGGAGGCGGCAGCGAGGCGAATGCTTCGGCGCTGCCGAGGGCACTCAGCCCAGAAACTTTCGGATCCAGGCTGCCCGGAGGATCAGATCGCCGAACTCCTTCACACTCCCCTCCCGTACCCGCTTGATAATCGTCGCCGTCACCTCCCGATGGGCCTGATCCTGGGAGAAAGTGAGGCGGAGAAGTCGGATGGTCGTCCGGATCTCCTCTGCCTCAGCGGAGGGGAGAATGGTAAACGCCTCCTCATTCAGATACCGAAGGGCATCCTGGAGGTCGGCTTCGAACCCCGGATCAACTTCCCTCAGAAAGGTCAGATCCTCCTGACTAAGGCAGGAGAGACCGAGGATCTCCGGCGGAAGGCCTAAGGAGTAGAGGGCGGCACAGAAGGAGATGGCCCGTGGGAGCGAGATCCCGCCGAGGCTCCGGCTATAGCCGAAAAGACCGATATGGAGTTTCCGCATCCGCCGCCTGGGCACGGCAGGGGCTATCTGATTCATCAGAGGGGCTATTGCTCTCACTTGACGCTGGTAGCGTGCGGAGATCCGCTCAATCAGATCGATGACCTTTCCTTCCGTTTCCACCGGCTTGGCACTCTTTCTCGGTGCGCTCTTGAGGAACTCGATGGCCCCAATAATCGCAGGTGCCGGGTGATCGTACTTAAAGGCCGACTGGATCGTGAACGTCTGAACGCTTGGATGCTCGGCAAGGTGTCGTTCTGCTGTATCGGGTCGAAAGTTACCCCGAAACGGGGCGCTTCCGGACCCAAGGATCGGATAGATG
It encodes the following:
- a CDS encoding mitochondrial fission ELM1 family protein, with the protein product MDFDAPMVWIVDSAYTGELHARLGVAERLGYGYETIPLPNGDVGAYASLLENRYGHACLDGEPRPLILLSGTGEDTIGPFADLKGVFHGRLLNVYLASILPDELDPRLQEYDLIASPQLSGANVVTTVGVVHRMTERLLSQAFQRHRDLFAGLARPLVGLLVGGNTRYCFGFHEDHARCLGRRVASVVTSLRGGLVVTNSRRTPKEALAALLDEVAGLEYRFFDWQQTGPDFYPALLAHSDVLVATGDSVSMCSEASYTGKPLLVDIRDCATEIYHRHIIGKLIAYGAAKPLGDTFQPWTYTPPDPTGAVVAAIHERLVEKWLFFSREGKSRKIGGISGTQRVSGDGLNPPTEDKCASQIKRRRLAGR